A stretch of the uncultured Bacteroides sp. genome encodes the following:
- a CDS encoding RagB/SusD family nutrient uptake outer membrane protein: MNKIYKIVGLVTLIITSSSCQGWLDIPSETKFDSSTIFETVTKAEMAVLGCYSSTFNRELYYQLGMGTDECFSTEGDTNSKNAVGNYLYSTSNIPTSTYTAMYTGIEYANVCIKGLTSMKGATTTEQEKINMLLGEAYAIRGMNFLNLVRFFGDVPYPTVPVADMGTFTSSRVSRDVILDGCVADLQKAVDLLPWQSEGQVSTVERFTKNSACGILARVALYAAGYSLRWDLNTYAPATVKLAQREDKERIKELYKIAADACKKVIDKGENDLLSNYETVFRDLARGRYNKENMLEIGQYGTNVNGYSIGYTNGMFTHTSSMYGKSQPTMGALPTYWFDFEEGDTRRDVTICDYGIASDNTRQLNTYVSNTVGKFRTTWKDGIGTEISKRDINWPMLRYSDVLLMYAEALNEYNNGPTTEAKNAFEKVRIRGFGNDASKIGTTPLDYQGFRNAIINERKMELGFESLRRTDLVRWGILYETLTQTKQNVIDMANRTGKYANIDMYRAYKKDKATSFSDPVVFLSYIGYKTLPSAAEQTVLTNNGYILLNMTSAAKNLSFDGEMKASAVWISSLFRGLEKNKVELLPLNTTTIDNNSGLRGQQHPLY, encoded by the coding sequence ATGAATAAAATATATAAAATAGTTGGACTAGTAACCTTAATCATAACTTCTAGTTCATGTCAGGGTTGGTTAGATATACCATCGGAAACAAAATTTGATAGTAGTACAATTTTTGAAACAGTTACAAAAGCGGAGATGGCAGTTCTAGGTTGTTATTCTTCAACTTTTAATCGTGAGTTATATTATCAATTAGGTATGGGTACAGATGAATGTTTCTCTACTGAAGGTGATACAAACTCTAAGAATGCTGTAGGCAATTATTTGTATAGCACTTCCAATATTCCGACTTCAACCTATACGGCAATGTATACAGGTATTGAGTATGCCAATGTTTGTATTAAGGGGTTGACTAGTATGAAAGGAGCAACTACTACAGAACAAGAAAAAATTAATATGCTGCTGGGTGAGGCTTATGCTATTCGTGGTATGAATTTCCTGAATCTTGTTCGTTTCTTCGGTGATGTTCCATATCCTACTGTACCAGTTGCTGATATGGGAACTTTTACTTCTTCTCGTGTTAGCAGAGATGTTATTCTTGATGGTTGTGTGGCCGATCTTCAGAAAGCTGTTGATTTGTTGCCTTGGCAAAGTGAAGGACAAGTTTCAACAGTGGAGCGTTTTACCAAGAATTCAGCTTGTGGCATTTTGGCTCGTGTAGCCCTTTATGCAGCTGGTTACTCACTTCGTTGGGATCTGAATACCTATGCCCCAGCAACAGTAAAATTGGCTCAGCGTGAAGATAAAGAACGTATAAAAGAACTGTATAAAATTGCTGCTGATGCTTGTAAGAAGGTTATTGATAAAGGTGAGAATGATTTGCTGTCCAACTACGAAACTGTTTTCCGTGACTTGGCTCGTGGACGTTATAACAAAGAGAATATGCTTGAAATTGGTCAGTATGGAACTAACGTAAATGGTTATTCTATTGGTTATACCAATGGAATGTTTACCCATACTAGTTCTATGTATGGTAAGAGCCAGCCGACAATGGGGGCATTACCAACATACTGGTTCGACTTTGAAGAGGGTGATACTCGTCGTGATGTAACTATCTGCGATTATGGTATAGCATCCGACAATACTCGTCAGCTAAATACTTATGTAAGTAATACTGTTGGGAAATTCCGTACAACATGGAAAGATGGTATTGGAACAGAAATCTCTAAACGTGATATTAACTGGCCTATGTTACGTTACTCTGACGTGTTACTGATGTATGCTGAAGCATTAAACGAATATAATAACGGGCCTACTACTGAAGCAAAAAATGCTTTTGAAAAAGTTCGTATTCGTGGATTTGGGAATGATGCATCTAAGATTGGTACTACGCCATTAGATTATCAAGGCTTTAGAAATGCTATTATTAATGAACGTAAAATGGAACTAGGCTTTGAGTCATTACGTAGAACAGACCTTGTGCGTTGGGGTATTCTTTATGAAACTTTGACTCAAACAAAGCAGAATGTCATAGATATGGCTAATAGAACTGGCAAATATGCTAATATAGATATGTATCGTGCGTATAAAAAAGATAAAGCAACTTCATTCTCTGATCCTGTTGTTTTTCTTTCATATATTGGTTATAAAACGCTTCCATCAGCTGCTGAACAAACTGTTCTTACAAATAATGGCTATATCTTATTAAATATGACTAGTGCTGCTAAGAATCTTTCTTTTGATGGTGAGATGAAAGCTAGTGCAGTTTGGATTTCAAGCCTTTTCAGAGGATTGGAAAAGAATAAAGTGGAACTTCTTCCATTAAATACTACTACAATTGACAATAATTCTGGTTTGCGGGGTCAACAGCACCCTTTGTACTAA
- a CDS encoding TonB-dependent receptor — protein MRILHVRLCLLMLLLVSCTLSAFAQNKTITGTVKDATNFGIPGASVIVKGTSKGTMTDIDGKYSITIPSSSKQFVVTFVGYEAQTVTIGNQSKIDVVLKESAQMLDEVVAIGYAKVKRKDLTAASVSVGGDELKAVPVTTAAQALTGKAAGVNVTTQSGAPGASINITVRGGTSITQGTSPLYIVDGFQMENGLQNVDINDIASIDVMKDASATAIYGAQGSNGVIIITTKTGKAGKTEVNYNSYVSFEKLGKKLPVLNILDYTKYQYEFQTLAGKEASWASMFGGNTSDADFYTGAYGRIQSEYGSREGINWQDLVFGGTGMLQNHNLNINGGNEKTKYLLSYNYTDQDGIMSKHGYAKNSIRAKINHELWKGARLDFNSNYQSTTIEGGGSLGGLLKMTILQPVTGGTRFTNEQFVGTDIGDEMSQIDSQYDVYNPLIINDAVTNKKYTRQFSANAGLEFDIMKDLTFRTAGSYLWQQTREDYWDDGRTKTARDKKGPYGSRDNSEKRTWQITNTLSYGHDFGLNKLNVLLGQETSYTESNSLDNLYLGFPVDNFGLNQVGMAKSTIYSSGISKNGLVSMFGRVSYNYNSRYLFTGTMRADGSSKFAKDNQWGYFPSASAAWRITEEDFMKDQNIFDNLKLRVGYGTAGNCNIENNMYATDYSAGHYAINKADVSTLIPGNIVGNPKIKWEATTTTNIGLDISVLHSRVNLSLDFYNNESNNLIIKNSIPTSTGYSYQYQNIGSIRNRGVEAALNTNNIRNKNFSWSTDFNIAFNRSKVLSIYGNGGSDHFIQNYDSRIDYYIQVGKPLGQFYGYKYDGVYTTSDFTQKADGAYTLNAGVPSLKGRDRAKVKPGDVKYVCVTGQTDINGNPVWSTDDRTVLGNAQPKFQGGLNNNFTYKGFDLSVFMNFVYGNKVFNMSSQRFIGPYLPNQNALDVMNSRFILVDPATGKECKNLERLAALNPQQSAKNAMWSLNSDNKIAISDALDYYLEDASFLRLSTITLGYTLPKNLISKAHINNARIYCTLNNIYTFTNYSGYDPEVAATSSALTQGIDNSSYPRSKSYVVGLNLTF, from the coding sequence ATGAGAATCTTACATGTAAGGTTATGCTTACTTATGCTTTTATTGGTAAGCTGTACTTTAAGTGCGTTCGCACAAAACAAAACAATCACGGGCACAGTAAAAGATGCCACAAATTTTGGAATTCCCGGAGCATCTGTCATCGTTAAAGGTACTTCAAAAGGTACAATGACAGATATCGATGGAAAATATTCCATTACTATTCCTTCCTCTTCTAAGCAATTTGTTGTTACGTTTGTTGGCTATGAAGCTCAAACAGTAACCATTGGCAACCAATCAAAAATTGATGTGGTACTGAAAGAGTCGGCACAAATGCTTGATGAAGTTGTTGCTATTGGCTATGCTAAAGTAAAACGTAAAGACTTAACAGCTGCTTCTGTTTCTGTTGGAGGCGATGAACTTAAAGCTGTTCCTGTAACAACTGCTGCTCAGGCTTTAACTGGTAAGGCTGCGGGAGTAAACGTTACCACACAAAGTGGAGCACCTGGCGCATCAATCAATATTACAGTTCGTGGTGGTACATCTATTACACAAGGTACTTCTCCACTATATATTGTAGATGGGTTCCAAATGGAAAATGGTTTGCAAAATGTCGATATTAATGATATTGCATCCATTGACGTTATGAAAGATGCTTCTGCTACTGCTATTTATGGTGCACAAGGTTCTAATGGTGTAATTATCATTACTACAAAAACTGGAAAGGCTGGAAAGACTGAAGTAAACTACAACTCTTATGTAAGCTTTGAAAAATTAGGTAAGAAACTTCCGGTTTTGAATATTCTTGATTATACAAAATATCAATATGAGTTTCAGACATTAGCAGGAAAAGAGGCAAGCTGGGCCTCTATGTTTGGTGGAAATACTTCAGATGCCGATTTTTATACAGGGGCTTATGGCCGCATTCAAAGTGAGTATGGCTCTCGTGAAGGTATTAATTGGCAGGATCTTGTTTTTGGAGGTACAGGAATGCTTCAAAATCATAACCTGAATATAAATGGCGGAAATGAAAAGACAAAGTATTTGTTGAGCTACAACTATACTGATCAGGATGGCATTATGTCTAAACATGGATATGCAAAGAATAGCATCCGTGCTAAGATTAATCATGAACTTTGGAAAGGTGCTCGCTTAGACTTTAATTCAAACTATCAATCAACAACGATTGAAGGTGGTGGCTCACTGGGAGGACTTCTAAAAATGACAATTCTTCAGCCTGTAACTGGTGGTACTCGCTTTACAAATGAACAATTTGTAGGTACAGATATTGGTGATGAGATGTCACAGATAGATTCTCAATATGATGTTTATAATCCACTTATTATAAATGATGCAGTAACTAATAAGAAGTATACTCGTCAATTTTCGGCAAATGCAGGACTTGAGTTTGATATAATGAAAGATTTAACATTCCGTACAGCAGGTAGCTATTTATGGCAACAAACTCGGGAAGATTACTGGGATGATGGACGTACAAAAACAGCTAGAGATAAAAAAGGTCCTTATGGCTCTCGCGACAATTCTGAAAAAAGAACATGGCAGATCACTAATACTCTTTCGTATGGTCATGACTTTGGATTGAATAAACTGAATGTTCTTTTAGGACAGGAAACAAGCTATACTGAATCTAATTCATTGGATAATTTGTATCTTGGGTTTCCGGTTGATAATTTCGGATTAAATCAGGTTGGCATGGCTAAATCAACTATCTATAGTTCTGGGATAAGTAAAAATGGTTTGGTTTCTATGTTTGGTCGTGTATCATATAATTATAATAGCCGTTATTTATTTACTGGTACTATGCGTGCTGATGGTTCTTCTAAATTTGCCAAAGATAATCAATGGGGGTATTTCCCATCTGCTTCAGCTGCTTGGCGCATTACAGAAGAAGATTTTATGAAAGACCAGAATATCTTTGATAATCTGAAGCTACGTGTAGGTTATGGTACTGCCGGAAACTGTAACATTGAAAACAATATGTATGCAACTGATTATAGCGCGGGACACTATGCTATAAACAAAGCAGATGTCTCAACATTGATTCCTGGTAATATTGTAGGAAATCCTAAAATTAAATGGGAAGCAACAACTACTACCAATATAGGATTGGATATATCAGTTCTTCATAGCCGTGTTAATTTGAGTCTTGATTTTTATAATAATGAATCAAATAACCTAATTATTAAGAATAGTATTCCAACTTCTACTGGTTACTCTTATCAATATCAAAATATTGGATCAATTCGCAACCGTGGTGTCGAAGCTGCATTAAATACTAATAATATCCGTAATAAGAACTTTAGTTGGTCTACAGATTTCAATATTGCATTTAACCGTTCAAAGGTTTTGTCTATTTATGGAAATGGTGGATCTGATCATTTTATCCAAAATTATGATTCACGTATTGATTATTATATCCAGGTTGGTAAACCTCTCGGTCAATTTTATGGATACAAGTATGATGGCGTTTACACAACAAGCGATTTTACTCAGAAAGCAGATGGTGCATATACATTAAATGCCGGTGTTCCAAGTTTGAAAGGTAGAGATCGGGCGAAAGTTAAACCAGGCGATGTAAAGTATGTGTGTGTTACTGGTCAAACTGATATCAATGGCAATCCGGTTTGGTCAACTGATGACCGTACAGTGCTCGGTAATGCTCAGCCCAAATTTCAGGGTGGTTTAAATAATAACTTTACTTATAAAGGTTTTGATTTATCTGTATTTATGAATTTTGTATATGGAAATAAAGTTTTCAATATGAGTTCACAACGTTTTATTGGTCCTTACTTGCCAAACCAGAATGCTCTGGATGTAATGAACAGTCGTTTTATATTAGTTGATCCTGCTACCGGTAAAGAATGCAAAAACTTGGAACGTCTAGCAGCACTAAACCCACAACAGTCTGCAAAGAATGCAATGTGGAGTTTGAATTCTGATAATAAGATTGCTATATCTGATGCCTTGGACTATTATCTGGAAGATGCTTCATTCCTTCGTTTAAGTACTATTACGCTAGGTTATACCTTACCAAAGAATTTGATAAGTAAGGCTCATATTAATAATGCCAGAATTTACTGCACATTGAATAACATCTATACATTCACAAATTATAGTGGTTATGATCCTGAAGTTGCTGCAACATCAAGTGCATTGACTCAAGGTATTGACAACTCTTCTTATCCAAGATCCAAGAGCTATGTTGTTGGTCTAAACTTAACCTTTTAA
- a CDS encoding AraC family transcriptional regulator → MIRDYNDLGVDFKYLIVNDMDQKFGLFVNTVGFQSIKPNSPYPLKDHPSGYFFNAQKGRVLPEYQFVYITKGRGLFTSDSTPETQVCKGRLMLLFPGQWHTYHPLLHTGWNEYYIGFEGPIIDNIVKSSFISEKKQILEVGLNEELVDLFSRAIEIAESDKISSQQYLSGIVLHMLGMILSISKNKIYEIGDMDQKIEQAKIIMNENVFRDVDPEELAMKLNISYSWFRKIFKDYTGYAPAKYFQELKLRKAKQLLVGTSQSVKEISYQLNYTSTEHFFSLFKKRTGFTPLEYRSFGRETESDL, encoded by the coding sequence ATGATAAGGGACTATAATGATTTGGGAGTGGACTTTAAGTATCTAATAGTAAATGACATGGATCAAAAATTTGGTCTTTTTGTTAATACTGTTGGTTTCCAGTCTATAAAACCAAACTCTCCATATCCTCTTAAAGATCACCCTTCCGGCTATTTTTTTAATGCTCAGAAAGGTAGAGTATTGCCGGAATATCAATTTGTTTATATAACTAAAGGCCGAGGACTTTTTACTTCAGACTCTACTCCGGAAACTCAAGTTTGTAAGGGACGTTTAATGCTTCTCTTTCCTGGTCAATGGCACACATATCATCCTCTTCTGCATACTGGTTGGAATGAATATTATATTGGTTTTGAAGGGCCAATCATTGATAATATTGTTAAAAGCTCATTTATATCGGAAAAGAAGCAGATTCTTGAAGTAGGCCTGAATGAAGAATTAGTAGATCTTTTTTCGCGTGCAATAGAGATTGCCGAATCAGATAAGATCTCTTCTCAGCAATATCTTTCCGGTATTGTGTTACACATGCTTGGAATGATTCTTTCCATATCTAAGAACAAAATATATGAGATTGGAGATATGGATCAGAAAATTGAGCAAGCTAAGATTATTATGAATGAGAATGTTTTTAGGGATGTGGATCCTGAAGAGCTTGCCATGAAATTGAATATTAGTTATTCCTGGTTCCGTAAGATTTTTAAAGATTATACAGGTTATGCTCCTGCAAAATATTTTCAGGAACTGAAGCTTCGTAAAGCAAAACAATTGTTGGTGGGTACATCGCAATCAGTCAAGGAGATCTCTTATCAATTGAATTATACCTCTACAGAACATTTTTTCTCATTATTCAAAAAACGTACAGGTTTTACTCCGCTTGAATACCGTAGTTTTGGTCGTGAAACTGAATCCGACTTATAA
- a CDS encoding glycoside hydrolase family 88 protein has translation MNLKKSLLLGIATICFTPLAAQTKMTAKEAAVKIADRILSSTSYEFKNTKTGEVYKSVKNLPLSVDVKVASKYNDWHYTNGVTNIALMELADKTGNKKYDEYVLKNMDFVFNEGNLDYFKKVYDKALKEGGWSAIRNINWSMIFRGKRLDDNGPMGASLIELQMRHPNKSFLNYINQTADHLNYAEPRLADGTIARIWPHENTIWADDSFMAISFLSRMGTMTGDDKYFTDAANQILNYNKYLWCSEKNIYYHCYHTDNKEHGVAHWSRANGWIFMAQADLLSRMPKDHPMREAIIKNFQQQASGVARYQGKNGLWHQLLDKEDSYEEITGTAMFVFGMARGVKKGWLHPDFIYVAEQGLKGMMRMITDNGDVTGICVGTGIMPSIAYYYSRPTQQNDPMGEGPVLRALIEMIDAPKYTEIKAEQQYDKIIIKK, from the coding sequence ATGAATTTAAAGAAAAGTTTGCTGCTAGGTATAGCTACTATCTGTTTTACACCTCTTGCCGCTCAGACTAAAATGACAGCGAAAGAGGCTGCAGTGAAAATTGCAGATCGTATATTGAGTAGTACCTCTTATGAGTTTAAGAATACTAAAACCGGAGAGGTTTACAAATCAGTTAAAAACTTACCACTTTCTGTCGATGTAAAGGTAGCAAGTAAGTATAATGACTGGCATTATACGAACGGGGTAACCAATATTGCTTTGATGGAATTAGCAGATAAAACCGGTAATAAAAAATATGATGAATATGTTTTAAAGAACATGGATTTCGTGTTTAATGAAGGAAATCTGGACTATTTCAAAAAAGTGTATGATAAAGCTTTGAAGGAAGGTGGATGGAGCGCCATCCGTAATATAAACTGGAGCATGATATTCCGTGGAAAACGATTAGATGATAATGGCCCGATGGGAGCTAGTTTGATCGAACTTCAAATGCGTCATCCCAATAAATCCTTTCTCAATTATATTAATCAGACGGCAGATCATTTGAACTATGCCGAGCCTCGTTTGGCAGATGGTACAATTGCACGTATATGGCCTCATGAAAACACAATCTGGGCGGATGATTCATTTATGGCTATCTCTTTCTTGTCGCGTATGGGTACAATGACTGGCGATGATAAATATTTCACTGATGCTGCCAATCAAATATTGAACTACAACAAATATTTGTGGTGCTCTGAGAAGAATATTTATTACCACTGTTATCATACAGATAATAAGGAGCATGGTGTTGCTCATTGGAGCCGTGCCAATGGATGGATATTTATGGCTCAGGCTGATCTTTTGTCCAGAATGCCTAAGGACCATCCTATGCGTGAAGCTATCATTAAAAATTTTCAGCAACAGGCAAGTGGCGTGGCACGTTATCAGGGAAAGAATGGTTTGTGGCATCAGCTTCTTGATAAAGAAGATTCCTATGAAGAAATAACAGGTACTGCTATGTTTGTCTTTGGTATGGCTCGTGGAGTAAAAAAGGGATGGTTGCATCCGGACTTTATTTATGTGGCAGAGCAAGGACTTAAAGGAATGATGAGGATGATTACCGACAATGGCGATGTAACAGGCATCTGTGTTGGAACAGGTATCATGCCTTCTATAGCCTATTATTATTCTCGTCCCACTCAGCAAAATGATCCGATGGGGGAAGGCCCTGTTTTGAGGGCGCTAATTGAAATGATTGATGCTCCTAAATATACAGAGATTAAAGCAGAGCAGCAATATGATAAGATTATAATCAAAAAATAG
- the rhaD gene encoding rhamnulose-1-phosphate aldolase — MKSILENNPALAKQVAEVAEVAGYLWQKGWAERNGGNITINITDVVTDEIRGLKAISDKTQIGTTLPHLKGCYFFCKGTNKRMRDLARWPMENGSVIRICDDCASYEIIADQPVRPTSELPAHLSMHNYLIGSGSSYKAAMHTHPIDLVAMTHNPAFLEKDVLTKLLWSMIPETRAFCPRGLGIIPYKLPSSIELAEATVKELAEYDVVMWEKHGVCAVGENVMEAFDMVDTLSKSAQIYMTAKSMGFEPIGMADELMEELKVAFNLPK; from the coding sequence ATGAAATCAATTTTAGAAAATAATCCAGCTCTTGCCAAGCAAGTAGCTGAAGTTGCTGAGGTAGCTGGATACCTTTGGCAAAAAGGTTGGGCTGAACGTAATGGCGGTAACATTACAATCAATATTACAGATGTAGTTACTGACGAGATCAGAGGGCTGAAAGCAATTAGCGATAAAACGCAAATTGGAACAACTCTTCCTCACTTGAAAGGTTGCTACTTTTTCTGTAAAGGAACAAACAAACGTATGCGTGACTTGGCTCGTTGGCCAATGGAGAATGGCTCAGTTATCCGTATTTGCGATGATTGTGCAAGCTATGAAATCATTGCTGATCAGCCTGTTCGTCCAACTTCAGAACTTCCGGCTCACTTGTCAATGCACAACTACTTAATTGGTAGCGGATCTAGCTATAAAGCTGCTATGCACACCCACCCAATTGACTTGGTTGCAATGACTCACAATCCTGCATTCCTTGAAAAAGATGTACTTACAAAATTACTTTGGAGTATGATCCCTGAAACAAGAGCATTCTGCCCAAGAGGATTGGGTATTATTCCTTATAAATTGCCTAGCTCTATTGAATTAGCTGAAGCAACAGTTAAGGAACTTGCTGAATATGATGTAGTGATGTGGGAAAAACATGGAGTTTGTGCTGTTGGTGAAAACGTAATGGAAGCATTTGACATGGTTGATACGCTTTCTAAATCAGCTCAGATATACATGACAGCCAAATCAATGGGCTTTGAACCAATTGGTATGGCTGATGAACTGATGGAAGAATTGAAAGTTGCATTCAATTTGCCTAAATAA
- the rhaT gene encoding L-rhamnose/proton symporter RhaT → MNTLIGLIIIAIGSLGQSSSYVPIKKVKQWSWESFWLVQGIFAWLVFPFLGALLAIPSGSNLFELLGSGGALSSMAYGVLWGVGGLTFGLSMRYLGVALGQSIALGTCAGFGTLFPAIFSGKDLFHGEGLMLLIGVCITLAGIAVIGYAGSLRSKNMTEEEKKAAVKDFALTKGLLVALLAGVMSACFALGLDAGTPIKEAAITGGVEGLYAGLPVIFLVTLGGFFTNAAYCMQQNVKNKTGKEYFSVDSKTLTNNVLFCALAGVLWYSQFFGLEMGKSFLTDSPILLAFSWSILMSLNVTFSNFWGIILKEWKGASSATIGTLILGLVVLISSIIVVAMAQS, encoded by the coding sequence ATGAATACACTAATTGGATTAATTATTATTGCTATAGGAAGTCTTGGACAAAGTAGTTCATATGTGCCTATTAAGAAAGTGAAGCAATGGAGCTGGGAAAGCTTTTGGCTGGTACAGGGAATCTTTGCATGGTTGGTTTTTCCTTTCTTAGGCGCTTTACTTGCCATCCCATCTGGAAGCAATCTTTTTGAATTGTTAGGCTCAGGTGGAGCTCTTTCTTCAATGGCGTATGGCGTTCTTTGGGGAGTAGGAGGTTTGACATTTGGACTAAGCATGCGCTATCTTGGTGTAGCTCTTGGACAAAGTATTGCTCTTGGTACATGTGCCGGATTCGGTACTCTTTTCCCTGCAATCTTTAGCGGGAAAGACCTGTTTCATGGAGAGGGCTTAATGCTTCTTATTGGTGTGTGTATAACTTTAGCGGGTATTGCTGTTATTGGATATGCCGGAAGTCTTCGTTCTAAGAACATGACAGAAGAAGAGAAGAAAGCAGCAGTTAAAGACTTTGCACTAACAAAAGGATTGCTGGTTGCTCTGCTTGCCGGAGTAATGAGTGCTTGTTTTGCTTTAGGACTCGACGCAGGAACACCTATAAAAGAAGCTGCAATAACTGGTGGCGTTGAAGGACTATATGCAGGTCTTCCTGTTATATTCCTTGTAACATTGGGCGGATTCTTTACTAATGCTGCTTATTGTATGCAACAGAATGTAAAAAACAAAACTGGGAAAGAATATTTCTCTGTAGATAGTAAGACCTTAACAAATAATGTTTTGTTTTGTGCACTTGCAGGAGTATTGTGGTACTCACAGTTCTTTGGATTGGAAATGGGAAAAAGCTTCCTGACTGATAGCCCTATTTTACTGGCTTTCTCTTGGAGTATCCTGATGTCACTGAATGTTACATTCAGTAATTTCTGGGGCATCATTCTTAAAGAATGGAAGGGCGCCAGTAGTGCTACCATAGGTACACTTATATTAGGTCTCGTTGTGCTGATTTCGTCTATCATTGTGGTAGCAATGGCACAATCCTGA
- a CDS encoding L-rhamnose isomerase, with the protein MKSELINKAFDIAVERYAAVGVDVNKALEDLSKISLSLHCWQADDVVGFENPDGQLSGGIQTTGNHPGKARNIDEVRADILKAASYIPGTHRLNLHAIYGDFGGKFVDRDQIEPKHFESWMKWAKENNMKLDFNSSSFSHPKSGSLTLANPDKEIRDFWIEHTKRSRAIAEAMGKYQGSPCVMNLWIHDGSKDQTVNRLKYRELLKDSLDEIFATKYDNMKDCIEAKLFGIGAESYTVGSYDFYLGYGAKNNKIVTLDTGHFHLTESIADKISSLLLFTPEIMLHVSRPIRWDSDHVTIMNDDTLDLAKEIIRCNALDRVNIGLDYFDASINRIGAYVIGSRATQKCFMQALLEPLAQLREYEANGQLFERLALLEEAKSLPWNAVWDMFCLQNNVPVGEEFIAEIQKYEADVTIKR; encoded by the coding sequence ATGAAAAGCGAACTTATTAACAAAGCTTTTGATATTGCAGTTGAAAGATATGCTGCGGTAGGTGTTGATGTAAACAAAGCACTGGAAGATCTGAGCAAAATTTCATTGTCATTACATTGCTGGCAAGCTGATGATGTAGTTGGATTCGAAAACCCAGACGGACAGTTGTCTGGTGGTATTCAAACTACAGGTAATCATCCTGGTAAAGCACGTAATATTGATGAAGTAAGAGCCGATATTCTTAAAGCAGCTTCTTATATTCCTGGAACTCACCGCTTGAACTTGCATGCTATTTATGGTGATTTTGGTGGTAAGTTTGTTGACCGCGACCAGATTGAACCAAAACATTTCGAAAGCTGGATGAAATGGGCTAAAGAAAACAATATGAAGTTGGATTTCAACTCATCTTCTTTCTCTCATCCAAAGAGTGGAAGCCTTACTTTGGCTAACCCAGACAAAGAAATTCGTGACTTCTGGATTGAACATACAAAACGTAGCCGTGCTATTGCTGAAGCAATGGGTAAATATCAAGGTTCTCCTTGTGTTATGAACCTTTGGATCCATGACGGCTCAAAAGATCAGACTGTTAATCGTCTTAAGTATCGTGAACTGTTGAAAGATTCCTTGGATGAAATTTTTGCAACTAAATATGATAACATGAAAGACTGTATCGAAGCTAAATTATTCGGTATCGGTGCTGAAAGCTATACAGTAGGTTCTTATGACTTTTACTTAGGTTATGGTGCTAAGAACAACAAGATTGTTACTTTGGATACAGGTCACTTCCACCTTACAGAAAGCATTGCAGATAAGATTTCTTCTTTATTGCTTTTCACTCCTGAAATCATGCTTCACGTAAGTCGTCCTATTCGTTGGGATTCTGACCACGTTACAATTATGAATGATGATACTTTGGATTTAGCTAAAGAAATTATTCGTTGCAACGCACTTGATCGTGTTAACATCGGTCTTGACTATTTCGATGCTTCAATTAACCGTATCGGTGCTTATGTAATTGGATCACGTGCAACACAAAAATGCTTCATGCAGGCATTACTTGAACCACTTGCTCAGTTGCGTGAATACGAAGCTAACGGTCAGTTGTTCGAACGTCTTGCTCTTCTTGAAGAAGCTAAGAGTCTTCCTTGGAATGCAGTTTGGGATATGTTCTGTTTACAGAACAATGTACCAGTAGGTGAAGAGTTCATCGCTGAAATTCAGAAGTACGAAGCAGACGTAACTATTAAAAGATAA